Genomic window (Paenibacillus sp. PK3_47):
GTATAGCCTGGTAGAAACGGAGATAAGCATAGGCTCCGGTTGCAACCACTTCCCATACCGGATCACTAAGCGACAGCTTCTCCATGAGAGACGGCCCGATATACCCGATCTCCTTGCGGACTTCGCGCAGATCGCATTGTCCGTATTTATACCCGAGCACTTCGACCGACCCGCTGCTCGGGAACAGGTAACCGGTCATCATTTCCAGAATCGTTGTTTTCCCTGAACCGTTACGGCCCAGCACCACCCAGTTTTCACCAGGCTTCATTTCCAGGGATACATCATCAAGAATCAGGCTTTGTTCCCTGCGCAGGGTAAGATGTTGTAATGATATCATTATGAAGTCACTCTCCTTATGTATTCCAGCACCCTTTCAACAGAGCCCATAGAATAGTAAATCTCCGGTTCGCTTCCGCGTTCTGCCGGGACTACCAGCAGTGCAGGTACACTTGAAACACGGAACCGGTTCACGATGTCCGGCAGCATATTCACGTTCGCTGAACCTAAATCCAGTTCCTCTGGCAGCAAATGCGCGGCTACCTCCAGCATCCGTCTTGCCGCCTTGCAGGTCCCGCACAGCGGTGTGTACAGGAAAGCTGCAAAAGGCCGCCCTTTACTTTCCAGCTTATTCTGTAATTCCGCTTGATTCATTTCCACGATTTCAGTCATTCCGCTTCGCCCCTGACGCTATTTCAGCAAGTCTTCCGGCGCTGAGTGGACCATTATGCAGCTCCGTGTCCGCAGGAAGACCCGCATACAAGATCTCATACATTTTCCTGCGCCCACTGGCGCTTGAGGTATGCAGATAAATTTCACGGGGGAACAGCTGCTCCAGCACAATCCTCGCAGCAACTTCCTTCCCGCTGTAATCGCCCGGCCCCATATCATAATCCAGAGATAAGATGCCAACCTCGCATTCCCGCAGCAGCAGCAGACATTCCTCTGTAGTCCGGGCCAGCGTGAATCCCTGCGGATGTTTTCTGAGGTCGTCCATAAATACATTAATCAATGCCGATCCTCCGCTTCAAAACCATTTGCGAACCATAGCCATCTCCTGGCCGTGGGTCCCGTCAGCATCTTTCTCCGTTTCCATGGCCACAGCCCTGCCGCGGAAAGGCTCTGATGTCAGCAGTTCCCGCAGACTTTCTTCACCAATATGCCCCTCACCAATACGCGCATGCCTGTCACGGCGTGAACCAAAAGCATATAGGGAGTCATTGAGATGTACAGCGGCCAGATGCGGCCAATAATCCAGCTCGGTTCCGCGCTTCAGCAGCGCCCCTGTATCCTGAGGATTCCAGATGCCGGCGGCATAAGCATGGCAGGTATCAAAGCAGAACCCGACTTTGCCAGGATAACGGCACAGCTCACGGACCTTGACCAGCTCTTCCAGCGTCATGCCTTCACTTCCGCGGTTGCCGGCCATATTCTCGATCAGCAGCTTGGCCGCTCCATCCCAGGCATCCAGCGTTTCATTCATACATTGTATAATATTTTGATATCCTTGTAACGGCTCCATGCCGGCAAAGTGGCCAAAATGCACAACGATCCCCAGCGAACCGCAGGCCTCGGCAATTTCCAGGTCATTCAGCAGGGAAGCTACCATATGCCGGCGCGGTGATAATCCTTCTGTTCCTGCCGCCATATTGGTCGGATAAGGCGTATGGGCAATCGAGACCATCCCCTTCTCCCGGCTGAAGGCGGCACATTCCGCTGCATCCCTGACATTCAGCGATTTCAGGGCCAGGCTGCGGGGATTTTTCGGAAAATACTGAAAACATGTCGCACCGCTCTCCCAGGCGGACCGGGCTGCCTGCCGGAATCCGCCGCGCGTGCTGACATGAGCGCCTACGTAAATGCTATGCCTCATGCTGGCAATCCGGGCAATAAAACACCTTGCGTCCGGACAGCTCGATCTTGACAATATTTCCCCCGCCGCGCAGACAAGGCTCGCCTTCACGGTCATATACTTTACATTGGTCATTGTATGAGCCGGTAATTGTATCACCAGCCATGAACGGCATTTCCATATAGCCGCCGATTTCCGTCGCTTCGGTCAGGACCTTGCGTACACTGTCGTACAGCCGGACTACCGCTTCTTCGGACAGGTTCTGAACCTGTGCTGATGGAAGAAGCCTTGCTTCAAAAGCGATCTCGTCTGCGTAGCAGTTGCCGATTCCGGCCATGACCTGCTGATTGACCAGCAGGCTCTTCAGCGCACCGCGCCGGCCTTTAAGCAGCTGGGCGAACCGGTCAGGCGTCATTCTGCGGTCGAGAAGCTCGGGACCCAGCTTGCCCATCGCGGCTTCACTTTCTTTTACAGACAGAAGATGCAGATACCCGAGGCGCAGGCCCATAAAATACAGGATCCGGTCGCCAAAGACGAGCTCGACCTGGGTTGTACGCTCCGGGCGCTCTTCTTCTGTCCCGTAGAACAGCAATCCCCCCAGCATCAGATGCAGGAGCAGTCTCCGTCCGTCGTGAAGATGGAACAGAATATGCTTGGCCCGGCGCTCCACAAATACGATCCGTGCTCCGACCAGCGCATTAACGAATGCCTCTGTCCCCATATTGATTGTTTTTTCTCTGTTTACGGTCACGCCCGTAATCGGTACATTTATAAGATGCTGACTCAGCAGCTTCCGGTAATTCTCCATTTCCGGCAGTTCCGGCATAATAAAATCGTCCCTTCTAGGTTGGTAAAATGGTCATACCTCTGACATTATACACCGAGCATCACCATTAGTTCAGCTAAATCAGTATATATTTCATCAGGTGTGACGCCGGTGATGCTCCGGTAATGCTCATAATTGTCTCTTGTAGTCAGTCCGGTCAGTGTCAGGATCGTCCGGCAGCCGGCGTTTTTGCCCGCAGAGATGTCTGTACGCATATTATCACCGACCACCACAGCTTCCTCAGGCGTAATGCCAAGTACAGCCGTAGCATACGTGATCAGATGTGATTCCGGCTTCCCGATAACAACCGGAGACACTCCGCTTGCGGCTTCAATTGCAGCTCCCAGCGACCCTGCTCCCGGCATGACGCCATCATCGGAAGGCAGCATCAGATCAGGATTGGTCAGCACGAACTTGGCACCTTCCTGGATCCAGCGGGAGACCCGGGCCAGTGACTCGTATGTAAAGGAACGGTCAATCCCCTGCACAACATACTGCGGTGATTCCGTAACAATGCTCAGTCCCGCCTCAGAACAGGCCTGGATCAGCCCTTCTTCTCCCAGTATCGCCACCCTTGCCTCCGGCAATTCTCCGGCGATATAACGCGCTGCCGCCAGCGAGGAGGTGCAGACCTCTTCCGCCTTGGCGTCAATTCCCATACCGCTTAAATGGGCAGCTACACTTGCAGGAGTCCGTGACGAATTGTTCGTAACAAACAGAAAAGGAATGCCCGCCTGCCGCAAGCCTGCTATTAGCTTATCCGCACCGGGGATCATCACTCCGCCATGGAACAAAGTACCATCCAGATCAATCAGCAAGCCTCCAATATCTTTCATAGCTCCTCCTCCAAAGTCATTCATGTTGTTAATTATTAAGGTTGTAAATGGAACCCGGATTTTATTCCGGCTGCTCCACGCCAGTTAAGGCCCAAGCACACTTTTTCGGCATTTTCCCTACTGCTTCGTACACTTTTTAAAGATCATATACTTCAAAATTAACACACTTCGTCGAATGATATCGAACCACTGCTGCAGAAGGGCTTTTTTGCCGCCGCCCTGTCATTTCCTGCGCTTTCCCGGAAAATAATTTGATTCCCCCATGCATTTCCCGGGGCATTTCCCTGTATTTATGAGCGTCTGCGGTGTACCGGGAAGGTACAAAACTCTTCGGCAAGCAGTGTATTCGGAAAGACAGCCTGGGCCTCTTCCAGCAGTGGGGCAAGCTCCTCCTGTGATACATAACGTGAACTGAAGTGGGTCAGCAGCAATTCGCGCCCTTCTGCCTCACGTGCCAGCTCAGCTGCCTGCCTGGCCGTACTGTGGTGATACTGATAAGCCATTTCGGACAAGTCATGGGCAAAGGTAGCCTCATGAATAATGAGATCCGCTCCTTGTGCCAGCGGCAAGGTTCCTGCACATGGCCTGGTATCCCCCAGAACCGTCACGATGCGTCCCTTTTTAGGCTCGTTAATAACATCCGCTGCATGGATGACTGTCCCGTTTTCTGTGGTGACATCCTCACCCTTCTTCAGCTTGCCGTACAGCGGTCCCGGTTTCAGCCCAAACTTCATAAGCAGCTCCGTATTCAGGCTTCCGGGACTGTCCTTCTCCGTAACCCTGTAGCCATAGCTGTCGATCCGGTGCTCGAGCAGGCCGGCCTCCACCTTAAAGCTGTCATCTTCAAAAATCAGACCTCCAGTATGCTCTACAATATCAAGCTTGTAGGGAATCCGGGACTGGCTTACCGACAGCGAAATGTCCAGATAAGCTTTTAACCCGGGAGGGCCATACACCGTCAGCGGTGCTGTACCGCCCTGGTATCCACGGCTGGACAGCAGCCCCGGCAATCCGAACAGGTGGTCACCGTGCAGATGGGTTATAAACAGCTTCTCCAGCTTGCCCAGCCGCAGCGGAGAACGCAGCACCTGATGCTGCGTGCCTTCGCCGCAGTCGAACATCCAGAAGCTGCGGCGTTCCTCCAGCAGCCTAAGCGCAACTGAAGTAACATTACGCTGAATCGTGGGCACGCCCGCATTGGTTCCCAAAAAGTATATTTCCATAAGACGCCTCCTCTCTTCTTGCTGACACTATGAAATGAATTCTACCTCTTTTGGGCAGTGAAATCATCTTTCAGATGTGACAGAACCGTTATTCCTGTGTACCAGCAAAAAACCTCCCGGTTACGGGAGGTTCCGCGGAGAAGGAGTACAGCTCCTTCTGACCGGGCTCTATAGTCGGTACAGGCTACATTTTTTCAACATTAAAGTACTGTGCTTCCGGATGGGCAAAGACCATGGCCGATACCGAGGCTTCCGGCTCCATCATGAACCCTTCGGTAAGATGTACGCCGATGTCCTCCGGGGAGAGGAGCTTGAACAGCGGCCCCTGGTCCTCCAGATCCGGACAAGCCGGATAACCGAATGACACGCGGATTCCCTGATAACGTGCTCCATGTCTCTGCTTCATGGTCATGTCCGCAGGGTCCGGGAAGCCCCAGGTGTCGCGCATCATATGATGCACCCGCTCGGCCAGACCTTCCGCTACTTCCAGCGCTACAGCCTGCAGGGCATGGGAGCGGAGGTAATCACCTTTATCCTTCAGCTCGGTCGACAGCTCACGGACCCCATGTCCAGCTGTTACCACCAGGAATCCTACATAATCCATAATCCCGCTCTCCACAGGCTTCAGGA
Coding sequences:
- a CDS encoding thioredoxin family protein, with product MTEIVEMNQAELQNKLESKGRPFAAFLYTPLCGTCKAARRMLEVAAHLLPEELDLGSANVNMLPDIVNRFRVSSVPALLVVPAERGSEPEIYYSMGSVERVLEYIRRVTS
- a CDS encoding cyclic-phosphate processing receiver domain-containing protein; its protein translation is MNVFMDDLRKHPQGFTLARTTEECLLLLRECEVGILSLDYDMGPGDYSGKEVAARIVLEQLFPREIYLHTSSASGRRKMYEILYAGLPADTELHNGPLSAGRLAEIASGAKRND
- a CDS encoding deoxyribonuclease IV is translated as MRHSIYVGAHVSTRGGFRQAARSAWESGATCFQYFPKNPRSLALKSLNVRDAAECAAFSREKGMVSIAHTPYPTNMAAGTEGLSPRRHMVASLLNDLEIAEACGSLGIVVHFGHFAGMEPLQGYQNIIQCMNETLDAWDGAAKLLIENMAGNRGSEGMTLEELVKVRELCRYPGKVGFCFDTCHAYAAGIWNPQDTGALLKRGTELDYWPHLAAVHLNDSLYAFGSRRDRHARIGEGHIGEESLRELLTSEPFRGRAVAMETEKDADGTHGQEMAMVRKWF
- a CDS encoding DNA-formamidopyrimidine glycosylase family protein, with translation MPELPEMENYRKLLSQHLINVPITGVTVNREKTINMGTEAFVNALVGARIVFVERRAKHILFHLHDGRRLLLHLMLGGLLFYGTEEERPERTTQVELVFGDRILYFMGLRLGYLHLLSVKESEAAMGKLGPELLDRRMTPDRFAQLLKGRRGALKSLLVNQQVMAGIGNCYADEIAFEARLLPSAQVQNLSEEAVVRLYDSVRKVLTEATEIGGYMEMPFMAGDTITGSYNDQCKVYDREGEPCLRGGGNIVKIELSGRKVFYCPDCQHEA
- a CDS encoding TIGR01457 family HAD-type hydrolase; protein product: MKDIGGLLIDLDGTLFHGGVMIPGADKLIAGLRQAGIPFLFVTNNSSRTPASVAAHLSGMGIDAKAEEVCTSSLAAARYIAGELPEARVAILGEEGLIQACSEAGLSIVTESPQYVVQGIDRSFTYESLARVSRWIQEGAKFVLTNPDLMLPSDDGVMPGAGSLGAAIEAASGVSPVVIGKPESHLITYATAVLGITPEEAVVVGDNMRTDISAGKNAGCRTILTLTGLTTRDNYEHYRSITGVTPDEIYTDLAELMVMLGV
- the rnz gene encoding ribonuclease Z, coding for MEIYFLGTNAGVPTIQRNVTSVALRLLEERRSFWMFDCGEGTQHQVLRSPLRLGKLEKLFITHLHGDHLFGLPGLLSSRGYQGGTAPLTVYGPPGLKAYLDISLSVSQSRIPYKLDIVEHTGGLIFEDDSFKVEAGLLEHRIDSYGYRVTEKDSPGSLNTELLMKFGLKPGPLYGKLKKGEDVTTENGTVIHAADVINEPKKGRIVTVLGDTRPCAGTLPLAQGADLIIHEATFAHDLSEMAYQYHHSTARQAAELAREAEGRELLLTHFSSRYVSQEELAPLLEEAQAVFPNTLLAEEFCTFPVHRRRS